The sequence AAACCAACAGTAAAACATATTTTGGAGGAAAATgtgtaaaaacaaacacagattgaatataaattatattaagcTACCAGTACTAAATTTGTAGATCGTGATAGTggtatagtatatatttttaaagtccttatgtATTACAGATACTTAGTGAAGTATTTAGAGGTAAAAATAcgtgatgtctgggatttgctctAAAATACTCCAGATGAATTTATGAATTACttgttcaaagagaaaaaaaaaaattctactgaaAAAATTCATAGAGACACATGGTGGCGCTGCAGGATAAGATGAAAAGAGTGCTTCTACAACACTGTGGGCTCCATTATTCACGGGAACAGAGAACATCCAACCCACTGAAAAGAGAGATATTAAGGAGCTTCACCTACAGACCTGCTGGAGGTTTATATACTCTCTAGAAGTTTCCaactaaaaaaagaatcagagccTCAGCTTGCAAAATTAGAGCTGAACTTAAATTTTTCTACAAAAGAGGTTTCTTGAAGAAACCATGGAGATCAGAGGGGCACTCGTTCTGCGGAAAAGGCAAGttctgtttatctttgttttactgGGATTGTCTCAGGCAGGTCCTGAGTCTGTGCGCTATTCTGtggcagaggaaacagaaattGGCTCTTTTGTGGCCAATCTGGCAAGGGATCTGGGGCTTGGGGTGGAAGAGCTCTCTTCGCGGGAGGCACGGGTAGTGTGTGATGATAATGAAAAGCATTTGCACCTCGATTTGCTGACCGGGGATTTGCTCGTAAGTGAGAAACTGGACCGGGAAGAGCTGTGTGACTCCACGGAGCCCTGTGTTCTGCATTTTCAGATGGTACTGGAAAACCCTTTACAGTTTTTTCGGGCTGAGCTACATATCAAAGATATAAATGATCACCCTCCTACATTTCTTGACAaggaaatagttattaaaatatcaGAGAGTACCATTATTGGAACCACATTCCTAATGGAGAGTGCCCAAGATTTGGATGTAGGAAGCAACAGTCTCCAAAACTACACAGTTAGCCCGAATTCTCATTTCCACATTAAAATTCAAGACAGTGGtgatggaaagatataccctGAACTAGTCCTGCACAGAGCGTTGGACCATGAGGAGGAGTCTGAGCTCAGATTAACACTCATAGCACTGGATGGTGGATCCCCGCCCAGGTCTGGGACAACTTTGGTCCTCATCAAGGTCTTGGACATCAATGACAATGCCCCAGAGTTTCCTCAGAGGCTCTACGAGGTGCAGGTCCTGGAGGACACACCTGTTGGCTCTTGGATTATCACCATCTCTGCTAAGGATTTGGATGCAGGAAACTATGGGAAAATATCTTACACATTTTTTCATGCATCAGAAGATATTCGTAAAACATTTGAAATCAATCCACTATCTGGGGAAGTTCATTTGCGATCACACTTGGACTTTGAAGCAATACAGTCACACATTATAAATATTCAGGCAACAGATGGTGGGGGTCTTTCGGAAGAATGCACTCTTCTGGTTAAAGTAATAGATATAAATGACAATCCACCAGAAGTGACCATGTCATCAATTACAAAGACAATTCCAGAGAACGCCTCAGAGACCCTTGTGGCTCTTTTTAGTGTCCGAGACCAAGACGCTGGGGAAAATGGGAGGGTCGTTTGCTCTATTCAAGATGACCTCCCATTTTTTCTGAAATGGACCTTCAAGAACTTTTTCACTCtagttgcagaaaaagcactgGACAGAGAGGAAAGAGCCGAGTACAACATCACCATCACCGTCACTGACATGGGAACCCCCAGGCTGAAAACCGAGCACAACATAACCGTGCTGGTGTCCGACGTCAACGACAACGCCCCCGCCTTCACCCAGACCTCCTACACCCTGTCCGTCCGCGAGAACAACAGTCCCGCCCTGCACATCGGCAGCGTCCGCGCCACAGACAGAGACGCGGGCGCCAACGCCCAGGTCACCTACTCGCTGCTGCCGCCCCTCGACGCGCACGTGCCCCTGGCCTCCCTGGTGTCCATCAACCCGGACAACGGCCACCTGTTCGCCCTGAGGTCCCTGGACTACGAGGCCCTGCGGGCGTTCGAGTTCCGCGTGGGCGCCGCCGACCGCGGCTCGCCCGCGCTCAGCAG comes from Tursiops truncatus isolate mTurTru1 chromosome 3, mTurTru1.mat.Y, whole genome shotgun sequence and encodes:
- the LOC101317578 gene encoding protocadherin beta-14, producing MEIRGALVLRKRQVLFIFVLLGLSQAGPESVRYSVAEETEIGSFVANLARDLGLGVEELSSREARVVCDDNEKHLHLDLLTGDLLVSEKLDREELCDSTEPCVLHFQMVLENPLQFFRAELHIKDINDHPPTFLDKEIVIKISESTIIGTTFLMESAQDLDVGSNSLQNYTVSPNSHFHIKIQDSGDGKIYPELVLHRALDHEEESELRLTLIALDGGSPPRSGTTLVLIKVLDINDNAPEFPQRLYEVQVLEDTPVGSWIITISAKDLDAGNYGKISYTFFHASEDIRKTFEINPLSGEVHLRSHLDFEAIQSHIINIQATDGGGLSEECTLLVKVIDINDNPPEVTMSSITKTIPENASETLVALFSVRDQDAGENGRVVCSIQDDLPFFLKWTFKNFFTLVAEKALDREERAEYNITITVTDMGTPRLKTEHNITVLVSDVNDNAPAFTQTSYTLSVRENNSPALHIGSVRATDRDAGANAQVTYSLLPPLDAHVPLASLVSINPDNGHLFALRSLDYEALRAFEFRVGAADRGSPALSSQALVRVLVVDDNDNAPFVLYPLQNASAPCTELVPRAAEAGYLVTKVVAVDGDSGQNAWLSYQLLKATEPGLFGVWAHNGEVRTARLLSERDAAKHRLLVLVKDNGEPPLSASVTLHVLLVDGFSQPYLPASEEEAADAAPAAPLTVYLVVALASVSSLFVFSVLVLVAVRLCRRGGAASVGRCSVAEGPFPGHLVDVSGTGTLSQSYQYEVCLMGGTGTNEFKSLKPIIPNLPVQDTGRHIGENENFRNSFGFNIQ